The Toxorhynchites rutilus septentrionalis strain SRP chromosome 3, ASM2978413v1, whole genome shotgun sequence genome includes a region encoding these proteins:
- the LOC129777394 gene encoding larval cuticle protein A1A-like: MSLKVIIVLAALVGVIAAQHYYQAQHHEEELHGPVHYEFNYDIHDDHTGDVHGRKEARKDDHTQGEYYLIDADGHKRTVTYQVDGKSGFIAQVHREPIKGYQAPQQIHKIIAPVHKVLAVPVHHDDHY; this comes from the exons ATGTCTCTTAAG GTCATCATCGTTCTTGCTGCCCTAGTCGGTGTGATTGCCGCTCAACATTATTATCAAGCTCAGCATCACGAGGAGGAACTCCACGGCCCAGTTCACTACGAATTCAACTATGACATCCATGATGATCACACCGGAGATGTCCATGGACGTAAGGAGGCTCGTAAGGATGATCATACTCAGGGAGAGTACTATCTGATCGATGCCGATGGTCACAAGCGTACCGTTACCTACCAGGTCGATGGCAAGAGTGGATTCATTGCTCAGGTTCATCGTGAACCAATCAAGGGATATCAGGCACCACAACAGATTCACAAAATTATAGCGCCAGTTCACAAAGTACTTGCTGTTCCAGTGCATCATGATGACCATTATTAG